The following coding sequences are from one Arachis hypogaea cultivar Tifrunner chromosome 7, arahy.Tifrunner.gnm2.J5K5, whole genome shotgun sequence window:
- the LOC112701225 gene encoding protein GRAVITROPIC IN THE LIGHT 1-like: MESTNTITEIIGKFATKICKLKSIGVFSSEAPNLNPLQLHTKPVCNNAPVSGNSSDTSEEIRTYDLKVHPHPVKVVAKDNDGNDGVEVLKNIFDAVSALKLAYLKLQQAHIPYDPKKIVAADDEVVAELEKLCKFRRQYKKMQCSKARFDAALSSQLQAEIEAKETFLGKLKSQNCAKDCEILWLQQELQGLEMGNEILIENIKRMRVVKREASVLSVDKFQNVYKAASQSIHNFAKPLISLMKASGWDLDKAANAIENGVVYSRRCDKKYAFEAYIALRMFHGIALSSYDVGYVLKFDDPIDALMANPDSDFAKYCQAKYLLVVHPKMEESFFRNLDHRAFIMSGRHPRTEFYQLFAKMAKWIWVLLGSVRSIDPNAALFSVNRGSAFSGLHMESVNEEKESDKECATYKVQFMIMPGFKIGQTIVKSRVYVA; encoded by the coding sequence ATGGAAAGCACCAACACTATCACAGAAATCATAGGAAAGTTCGCCACCAAAATTTGTAAACTGAAATCTATTGGGGTATTCTCCTCCGAAGCCCCAAATCTCAATCCCTTGCAATTACACACGAAACCTGTTTGTAATAATGCCCCTGTGAGTGGAAACAGCAGTGATACAAGTGAGGAGATTAGAACCTATGATCTTAAAGTGCATCCCCACCCGGTTAAAGTTGTGGCAAAAGACAATGATGGCAATGATGGTGTGGAGGTCTTAAAGAATATCTTTGATGCTGTTTCTGCCCTCAAGTTGGCATATCTTAAGCTGCAACAAGCTCACATTCCTTATGATCCAAAGAAGATTGTAGCTGCGGATGATGAAGTTGTTGCTGAGCTTGAGAAGCTATGCAAGTTCAGGCGTCAGTATAAGAAAATGCAATGCAGCAAGGCGAGGTTTGATGCTGCTCTTTCTAGTCAATTGCAGGCTGAGATTGAGGCCAAGGAGACATTTTTGGGGAAGCTCAAGTCTCAAAATTGTGCTAAAGATTGTGAGATTCTTTGGCTGCAACAAGAGCTTCAGGGCTTGGAGATGGGGAATGAAATTCTGATTGAGAATATCAAGAGGATGAGGGTGGTGAAGAGGGAAGCAAGTGTCTTGAGTGTTGATAAGTTCCAGAATGTTTACAAGGCTGCTTCACAATCCATTCATAATTTCGCGAAACCATTGATCAGTTTGATGAAAGCTTCGGGTTGGGACCTAGATAAGGCTGCAAATGCCATTGAGAATGGTGTTGTTTATTCTAGAAGGTGCGACAAGAAGTATGCTTTTGAGGCCTACATTGCACTCCGAATGTTTCATGGGATTGCGTTGTCTTCCTATGATGTAGGTTATGTTTTGAAGTTTGATGATCCTATTGATGCACTGATGGCGAATCCGGATTCAGATTTTGCCAAATATTGTCAAGCTAAATATCTTCTCGTCGTCCATCCGAAAATGGAAGAGTCATTCTTTAGAAACTTGGATCACAGAGCATTCATAATGAGTGGGAGGCACCCAAGAACAGAATTCTATCAATTATTCGCCAAAATGGCAAAATGGATTTGGGTTTTACTAGGATCCGTGCGCTCAATAGATCCTAATGCAGCCTTGTTTTCTGTGAACAGAGGAAGTGCTTTCTCCGGCCTACATATGGAATCTGTAAATGAAGAAAAGGAGAGCGACAAAGAGTGTGCCACCTACAAAGTTCAGTTTATGATCATGCCTGGATTTAAAATTGGACAGACAATAGTGAAGTCTCGAGTTTATGTCGCATAA
- the LOC140174305 gene encoding protein MAIN-LIKE 1-like, translated as MSFGECTITLQDVAYQLGLSIDGHYVSGCLTDFQTWFQETFGELPNGADEATIRRYARTYIMMLLGTQLFGDKSDTRIHIRWLPYVARLEDMGRHSWGSASLSWLYWCMCRVVNIHMVKLARSLQLLQSWIFW; from the exons ATGTCGTTTGGGGAGTGCACGATTACACTGCAGGATGTGGCATACCAGTTAGGGCTGTCGATCGATGGACATTATGTTAGTGGTTGCCTGACAGATTTTCAAAC TTGGTTCCAGGAGACATTTGGAGAGCTTCCTAATGGTGCCGATGAGGCTACCATTAGGAGGTATGCCCGAACCTATATCATGATGCTGTTGGGAACTCAGCTATTTGGCGACAAGTCCGATACTCGCATTCACATTAGGTGGCTGCCATACGTAGCCAGACTTGAGGACATGGGTAGGCACAGTTGGGGATCAGCTTCTCTCTCATGGTTATACTGGTGCATGTGCCGCGTGGTGAACATACACATGGTGAAGTTAGCCCGATCGTTACAGCTGCTTCAGTCATGGATCTTCTGGTAG